In Acidobacteriota bacterium, the following proteins share a genomic window:
- a CDS encoding divalent metal cation transporter: protein MDATSLRRLRVAFGPGLLWAATAIGVSHLVQSTRAGASAGFALAGVILIALVLKYPFFEYGPRYAAATGRSLIEGYARIGRWALWLYLAITVSTMAVVPPAVVMFTAYLLGFTIDLDWSLPVLAAAVMAPVAALLWWGRFRGLDLSIKLIVALLALSTLLAAAVSLPRADLSTLALWPADAVGTTVPFVFLLALAGWMPSGVDSAVWSSLWTLAKNDSSGLRCSVATARQDFAVGYAGTGVLAFAFLTLGAGVMFGSGETFAPQGPVFSTQLVELYSATLGAWTRPVVLAAVVTTMLSTALTVLDGGPRAIERSLLVLRTTEREPHPAADAPAVAGGPIYWWSLAGVMLVTLVILSLFIGNLTTMIDFATTLTFLTSPVLGYLNLRAVCSDEMPPEHRPGRGLRALSWVGLVLLGGTGLFYLLTLAA, encoded by the coding sequence ATGGATGCGACCTCCCTCCGACGCCTGCGGGTCGCGTTCGGCCCCGGGCTGCTCTGGGCCGCCACCGCGATCGGCGTCTCGCACCTGGTGCAATCGACGCGCGCCGGCGCGTCGGCCGGCTTCGCGCTCGCCGGCGTCATCCTGATCGCCCTGGTCCTGAAGTACCCCTTCTTCGAGTACGGGCCGCGCTACGCCGCCGCGACCGGCCGCAGCCTGATCGAGGGCTACGCCCGCATCGGCCGCTGGGCGCTGTGGCTCTACCTGGCCATCACCGTGTCGACGATGGCCGTCGTCCCGCCGGCGGTGGTGATGTTCACGGCCTATCTGCTGGGCTTCACTATCGACCTCGACTGGTCGCTGCCGGTACTGGCCGCGGCGGTCATGGCGCCGGTCGCCGCGTTGCTCTGGTGGGGGCGGTTCCGGGGCCTGGACCTGTCCATCAAGCTGATCGTGGCGCTACTGGCGCTGTCGACCCTGCTGGCCGCGGCGGTCAGCCTGCCGCGGGCCGATCTGTCGACGCTGGCGTTGTGGCCCGCCGACGCGGTCGGCACGACCGTCCCGTTCGTGTTCCTGCTGGCCCTGGCCGGCTGGATGCCCTCCGGGGTCGACAGCGCGGTGTGGAGCTCGCTGTGGACCCTGGCCAAGAACGACTCTTCCGGCCTGCGGTGCTCCGTCGCGACGGCGCGGCAGGACTTCGCCGTCGGCTACGCCGGGACCGGGGTGCTGGCCTTCGCCTTCCTCACGCTCGGGGCCGGCGTGATGTTCGGCTCCGGCGAGACGTTCGCGCCGCAGGGGCCCGTGTTCTCCACCCAGCTCGTCGAGCTCTACAGCGCGACCCTCGGCGCGTGGACCCGGCCGGTGGTGCTGGCGGCGGTAGTCACCACGATGCTGTCGACGGCGCTCACCGTGCTCGACGGCGGACCCCGCGCCATCGAGCGCTCCCTCCTGGTGCTGCGCACGACCGAGCGGGAGCCGCACCCCGCGGCGGACGCACCCGCGGTCGCGGGCGGTCCAATCTACTGGTGGAGCCTCGCCGGCGTGATGCTCGTCACCCTGGTGATCCTGTCGCTGTTCATCGGCAACCTGACGACGATGATCGACTTCGCCACCACGCTCACGTTCCTGACCAGTCCGGTGCTCGGCTACCTGAACCTGCGCGCGGTCTGCTCGGACGAGATGCCGCCCGAGCACCGGCCCGGCCGGGGGCTGCGGGCCCTGTCCTGGGTGGGCCTCGTGCTGCTGGGGGGGACGGGACTGTTCTACCTGCTGACGCTGGCGGCGTGA
- a CDS encoding ABC transporter substrate-binding protein, which yields MAAYVRPAAWLAVLLAVALLAADCAPAGTTLTVISWGGSYGRAVTRAYLEPFAAATGIDVRLDDYNGGLAQIRAQVETGNVHWDVVDLEMADAVAGCDEGVLEPIDVSILAPAADGTPAAADFLPDTLAECGVGTTFYSTVYAYNTERLAGEAPSTMEDFFDLERFPGRRGMRRVPFVNLEFALIADGVSVDEVYAVLDTPEGLDRAFRKLDTIKDQVVWWEAGAQPPQMLADGEVAMSTAYNGRIFNAQVLEGQPFEIVWDGQVLDVGPIGIVAGTPDLEPALELVKFATRASSMAAIGRYIAYSPVRRSGLPLIGRHADAGIDMNPHMPTYPAHMRRTLQNDWLWWSDNLDDMNERFSAWLVR from the coding sequence CTGGCAGCGTACGTCCGGCCGGCGGCGTGGCTCGCGGTCCTGCTCGCCGTCGCCCTGCTGGCCGCCGACTGCGCTCCGGCCGGCACGACGCTGACGGTCATCTCCTGGGGCGGCTCCTACGGACGGGCCGTGACCAGGGCCTACCTCGAGCCGTTCGCGGCCGCCACCGGCATCGACGTGCGGCTCGACGACTACAACGGCGGGCTGGCCCAGATCCGCGCCCAGGTCGAGACCGGCAACGTCCACTGGGACGTCGTCGACCTCGAGATGGCCGACGCGGTGGCCGGCTGCGACGAGGGCGTGCTGGAGCCGATCGACGTATCCATCCTCGCGCCGGCGGCGGACGGCACGCCGGCGGCGGCGGACTTCCTGCCCGACACCCTGGCGGAATGCGGCGTCGGCACGACGTTCTATTCCACCGTCTACGCCTACAACACCGAGCGGTTGGCGGGCGAGGCGCCGTCGACGATGGAGGACTTCTTCGACCTCGAGCGCTTCCCGGGCCGGCGCGGCATGCGCCGGGTGCCGTTCGTGAACCTCGAGTTCGCGCTGATCGCCGACGGCGTCTCGGTCGACGAGGTCTACGCCGTGCTCGACACGCCCGAGGGGCTGGACCGCGCCTTCCGCAAGCTCGACACCATCAAGGACCAGGTGGTCTGGTGGGAAGCGGGGGCGCAGCCCCCGCAGATGCTGGCCGACGGCGAGGTGGCGATGAGCACCGCCTACAACGGCCGCATCTTCAACGCGCAGGTGCTCGAAGGCCAGCCGTTCGAGATCGTCTGGGACGGGCAGGTGCTCGACGTCGGTCCCATCGGCATCGTCGCCGGGACGCCGGACCTCGAACCGGCTCTCGAGCTGGTGAAGTTCGCCACCCGCGCGAGTTCGATGGCCGCCATCGGCCGCTACATCGCCTACAGCCCGGTGCGCCGCTCCGGCCTGCCGCTCATCGGCCGGCACGCCGACGCGGGCATCGACATGAACCCCCACATGCCGACCTACCCCGCGCACATGCGCCGCACCCTGCAGAACGACTGGCTGTGGTGGAGCGACAACCTGGACGACATGAACGAGCGCTTCAGCGCATGGCTGGTCCGCTGA
- a CDS encoding ABC transporter permease: protein MSLTDAASRFGAGRLAHRVACGLIFAFLVAPILVIVPLSFNAEPYFTFTDGMLRLDPEAYSLRWYRQVLGDGAWARGLANSLLIGVAATVLATALGTLAALGLSSRAMPARHLAMGLLISPMVTPLIISAAGMFFFYSTLGLSQTHLGLILAHAALGTPFVVITVTATLSAFDTNLTRAAASLGAGPVTTFRRVQLPLIAPGVVSGALFAFATSFDEVVVVLFMAGENQRTIPRQMWAGIREQISPAMLAVATFLILFAVLLLCTVEWLRRRSGRPADWDDGR, encoded by the coding sequence ATGAGCCTGACGGACGCCGCGTCCCGATTCGGCGCCGGAAGGCTCGCGCATCGCGTCGCCTGCGGGCTGATCTTCGCGTTCCTGGTGGCGCCGATCCTGGTGATCGTGCCGCTCAGCTTCAACGCCGAGCCGTACTTCACCTTCACCGACGGGATGCTGCGCCTCGATCCGGAGGCGTATTCGCTGCGCTGGTACCGGCAGGTCCTCGGCGACGGGGCGTGGGCGCGCGGGCTCGCCAACAGCCTGCTCATCGGCGTCGCGGCCACCGTGCTGGCGACGGCCCTCGGCACGCTCGCCGCGCTGGGGCTGTCGAGCCGCGCGATGCCGGCCCGGCACCTGGCGATGGGGCTGCTGATCTCGCCGATGGTTACGCCGCTGATCATCTCGGCGGCGGGAATGTTCTTCTTCTACTCGACGCTGGGACTGTCCCAGACGCATCTGGGGCTCATCCTCGCCCACGCCGCGCTCGGCACCCCGTTCGTGGTGATCACGGTCACCGCCACGCTGTCCGCCTTCGACACGAACTTGACGCGGGCCGCGGCCAGTCTGGGGGCCGGGCCGGTGACCACCTTCCGCCGCGTGCAACTTCCGCTGATCGCGCCGGGCGTCGTCTCCGGCGCCCTGTTCGCCTTCGCGACGTCGTTCGATGAGGTGGTCGTGGTGCTGTTCATGGCCGGCGAGAACCAGCGCACCATACCGCGGCAGATGTGGGCCGGTATCCGCGAGCAGATCAGCCCCGCGATGCTGGCCGTGGCGACCTTTCTGATCCTGTTCGCGGTCCTGCTGCTGTGCACCGTCGAGTGGCTGCGGCGGCGGTCGGGGCGGCCGGCAGACTGGGACGATGGACGGTAG
- a CDS encoding GNAT family N-acetyltransferase, with protein sequence MTAPEPISERHDVSRFDSGTDSLDTWLQRKARLNEAKGGARTYVVCDGDRVIAFYSLAASSVERQRVSSRVGRSMPEPIPVILLGQLAVDTGHRGRGLGAHLLVDAARRALAAADVIGARALVVQALDDEARGFYERFGFRRFSDREPLMLILRIAELRAAL encoded by the coding sequence ATGACCGCGCCGGAGCCGATCAGTGAACGTCACGATGTTTCGCGGTTCGACTCGGGCACGGACAGCCTCGATACGTGGCTGCAACGCAAGGCCCGACTGAATGAAGCCAAGGGTGGCGCACGGACGTACGTCGTCTGCGACGGCGACCGGGTGATCGCTTTCTACAGCCTCGCCGCCAGCTCCGTGGAACGGCAACGGGTGTCGTCTCGCGTCGGTCGGAGCATGCCCGAACCGATTCCGGTGATCCTGCTCGGGCAACTGGCGGTGGACACTGGCCACCGTGGAAGAGGCTTGGGAGCCCATCTGTTGGTCGACGCAGCAAGGAGAGCACTGGCGGCTGCCGACGTGATAGGTGCGCGCGCGCTTGTCGTCCAGGCGCTCGATGACGAAGCCAGGGGGTTCTACGAGCGATTCGGTTTTCGCCGGTTCTCGGATCGTGAGCCACTCATGTTGATCCTGCGGATCGCCGAACTGAGGGCGGCACTCTAA
- a CDS encoding DUF1778 domain-containing protein, giving the protein MGQVNFRMRDERLSLIDRAAAIRGVTRTEFVLRSSEAAAIETLNERPIIALGEEAYGAFVAALDAPVVPNERLKRQAARRPPWER; this is encoded by the coding sequence ATGGGGCAGGTCAATTTCAGAATGAGAGACGAGCGCCTGTCGCTCATCGATCGGGCCGCCGCGATTCGGGGCGTCACCCGCACGGAGTTCGTGCTCCGGTCGAGCGAAGCGGCGGCGATCGAGACCTTGAACGAGCGTCCCATCATCGCGCTCGGCGAGGAGGCGTACGGCGCATTCGTTGCTGCGCTCGATGCGCCGGTCGTTCCAAACGAGCGTCTGAAGAGACAGGCGGCGCGCCGGCCGCCGTGGGAACGATGA
- a CDS encoding ABC transporter ATP-binding protein, with amino-acid sequence MEEAIRTGEETVRARRPVGEPGAGSPSSEAYVEFEGISKSFDGRTRVVRDLDLQIRKGEFLTLLGPSGSGKTTCLMMLAGFETPTAGAIRIGGRAMQQVPARQRGIGMVFQNYALFPHMTVGENLSFPLEVRGIEPERCRERVRRALQLVRLDGLEGRRPGQLSGGQQQRVAIARALVFEPELVLMDEPLGALDRRLREELQYEIRRIHRDLGVTVLYVTHDQQEAMVMSDRVAVFRAGRIEQIASPEALYEEPERAFVARFIGENNRLSGRVTSVDHDGICAVDVGGEVVQALRVAPCGPGDATTLSIRPERVAIAPERGLYSNEFEAGIEDITFLGDHLRLRVALCGRSDFVVKIPNMVGHGAVIKGDRIRIGWTPTDCRVLDADDEEKP; translated from the coding sequence ATGGAAGAGGCCATCCGGACCGGGGAAGAGACCGTGCGGGCGCGGCGGCCGGTCGGCGAGCCGGGCGCCGGGTCGCCGAGCAGCGAGGCGTACGTCGAGTTCGAGGGGATCAGCAAGAGCTTCGACGGCCGCACCCGCGTGGTGCGCGACCTCGACCTGCAGATCCGCAAGGGCGAGTTTCTCACCCTGCTCGGGCCGTCCGGCTCGGGGAAGACCACGTGCCTGATGATGCTCGCCGGCTTCGAGACGCCGACGGCGGGCGCCATCCGCATCGGCGGTCGCGCCATGCAGCAGGTGCCGGCCCGGCAGCGCGGCATCGGCATGGTGTTCCAGAACTACGCGCTGTTCCCGCACATGACGGTGGGCGAGAACCTGTCGTTCCCGCTGGAGGTGCGCGGCATCGAGCCGGAGCGGTGCCGCGAGCGGGTGCGGCGCGCCCTGCAGCTCGTGCGGCTCGACGGGCTGGAAGGACGTCGCCCCGGCCAGCTCTCCGGCGGGCAGCAGCAGCGCGTGGCGATTGCCCGTGCCCTCGTGTTCGAGCCCGAGCTGGTGCTGATGGACGAGCCGCTCGGGGCCCTCGACCGGCGCCTGCGCGAGGAGCTGCAGTACGAGATCCGACGCATCCACCGCGACCTCGGGGTCACCGTCCTGTACGTCACCCACGATCAGCAGGAAGCGATGGTGATGTCGGACCGCGTCGCGGTCTTCCGGGCCGGCCGCATCGAGCAGATTGCCTCGCCGGAGGCGCTCTACGAGGAGCCGGAGCGTGCCTTCGTGGCCCGCTTCATCGGCGAGAACAACCGGCTCTCCGGCCGCGTCACGAGCGTCGACCACGACGGCATCTGCGCGGTCGACGTCGGCGGCGAGGTCGTGCAGGCGCTGCGGGTCGCTCCCTGCGGTCCGGGCGACGCGACGACGCTGTCCATCCGTCCCGAACGCGTGGCCATCGCCCCGGAGCGGGGCCTGTACAGCAACGAGTTCGAGGCCGGCATCGAGGACATCACCTTCCTCGGCGACCACCTCCGCCTGCGCGTCGCGCTCTGCGGCCGGTCGGACTTCGTCGTGAAGATCCCGAACATGGTGGGGCACGGCGCCGTCATCAAGGGCGATCGGATCCGCATCGGCTGGACCCCGACCGACTGCCGGGTGCTGGACGCCGACGACGAGGAGAAGCCGTGA
- a CDS encoding ornithine cyclodeaminase: MEIRVLSATDIRRALTARDAVDAMRIAFGELSAGTATVPVRSHLESARGLMLVMPAVLGNHRALGTKVVSVFPDNPSRGAPMVQGAVLLLDAETGRARALLDGASLTAVRTAAGSALATELLAPRDADTLTVFGAGAQGRSHVELLARTRRLREVRIVSRSETSAERLAARLSEVADALTPELDPGPPPVVRAVRDPAEALDGARLIVTATSSSSPVFDARDLAPGAHVNAVGSYRPDMQEIDPDVLRRARVVVDQREAAWQEAGDLVMPLESGLIGNDAVDAELGEIVNGKAPPGPGDRDCTLFKSVGNAAQDIAIAAAALAGAERADLGVVVPL; encoded by the coding sequence ATGGAGATCCGCGTCCTTTCCGCCACCGACATTCGGCGCGCGCTCACCGCACGGGACGCGGTGGACGCCATGCGCATCGCGTTCGGCGAGCTGTCCGCCGGCACGGCCACGGTCCCGGTCCGCAGCCACCTGGAGAGCGCCCGCGGGCTCATGCTGGTCATGCCGGCCGTGCTCGGCAACCACCGAGCCCTCGGCACGAAGGTGGTGTCGGTCTTTCCGGACAATCCCTCGCGGGGCGCGCCGATGGTGCAGGGCGCGGTCCTGCTTCTCGACGCGGAGACGGGCCGCGCCCGCGCGTTGCTCGACGGGGCGTCGCTGACCGCGGTGCGCACTGCCGCCGGCAGCGCGCTCGCCACGGAGCTGCTCGCGCCCCGCGACGCCGACACGCTGACCGTGTTCGGGGCCGGCGCGCAAGGACGGTCGCACGTCGAGCTGCTCGCGCGGACGCGCCGGCTGCGGGAAGTGCGGATCGTGTCGCGGTCGGAGACCAGCGCCGAGCGCCTGGCCGCCCGACTGTCGGAGGTCGCGGACGCCCTGACGCCGGAGCTCGATCCGGGTCCGCCGCCGGTCGTGCGCGCGGTCCGTGACCCGGCCGAGGCGCTCGATGGCGCGCGCCTGATCGTGACGGCGACCAGCAGCAGCAGCCCGGTGTTCGACGCTCGCGACCTGGCGCCGGGCGCGCACGTGAACGCCGTCGGCTCCTACCGCCCCGACATGCAGGAGATCGACCCGGATGTGCTGCGGCGCGCCCGCGTGGTGGTGGATCAGCGCGAGGCGGCGTGGCAGGAAGCGGGCGACCTCGTCATGCCCCTGGAATCCGGACTGATCGGAAACGACGCCGTCGACGCAGAGCTAGGAGAGATCGTGAACGGGAAGGCGCCGCCCGGACCCGGAGATCGCGACTGCACCCTGTTCAAGTCCGTCGGCAACGCCGCCCAGGACATCGCGATCGCAGCCGCCGCCCTGGCCGGAGCCGAACGAGCGGACCTCGGGGTTGTGGTGCCGCTGTGA
- a CDS encoding endonuclease/exonuclease/phosphatase family protein, whose product MDGRTAGSGVRAVVAAFALLVRAGAAATLVWTAGAAPVPGVAAAGAPTGAARPAGGQDETPTPLRVMTFNIRTSLGNDGDNGWVHRRALVARTIERFAPDVAGLQEALDEQVEYLADALPGYRWLGADRGLNGGTGLSEYTPIFYRRDALIPIESGTFWLSPNADGPTGVGWRRNVSRIVTWARFHHRESGRRFHVFNTHLTLRRGQRQVDSAKRIAARVAALPAAGAVVVTGDFNALAEISETWSAATGQGLQDAWLLAGERIGPPRTSNDFRAPELANPGRIDWILVRGPVGVRSVETIVDHDDGRYPSDHYPVVARLELQR is encoded by the coding sequence ATGGACGGTAGAACCGCCGGATCGGGCGTGAGAGCCGTGGTGGCCGCGTTTGCTCTTCTCGTCCGGGCGGGCGCGGCGGCGACCCTTGTGTGGACGGCAGGGGCCGCGCCGGTTCCCGGTGTGGCGGCCGCCGGCGCACCGACCGGCGCCGCCCGGCCCGCGGGCGGGCAGGACGAGACTCCGACGCCGCTCCGCGTCATGACCTTCAACATCCGCACGTCCCTCGGCAACGACGGCGACAACGGCTGGGTGCACCGCCGCGCACTCGTGGCGAGAACGATCGAGCGGTTCGCGCCGGACGTGGCGGGCCTGCAGGAGGCCCTCGACGAGCAGGTGGAGTACCTGGCGGACGCGCTTCCCGGCTACCGCTGGCTGGGCGCCGACCGCGGCCTCAACGGCGGCACCGGCCTGAGCGAGTACACGCCGATCTTCTACCGGCGCGATGCGCTGATCCCGATCGAGTCCGGCACCTTCTGGCTCTCGCCGAATGCCGACGGACCGACCGGGGTCGGCTGGCGGCGCAACGTCTCCCGCATCGTCACCTGGGCGCGCTTTCACCACCGCGAGAGCGGCAGAAGGTTCCACGTCTTCAATACCCACCTGACGCTCCGCCGGGGGCAGCGGCAGGTCGATTCCGCCAAGCGGATCGCGGCGCGCGTCGCGGCGCTTCCGGCGGCCGGCGCCGTCGTCGTCACGGGGGACTTCAACGCGTTGGCCGAGATCAGCGAAACCTGGTCGGCGGCCACCGGTCAGGGGTTGCAGGACGCCTGGCTGCTCGCCGGCGAGCGGATCGGCCCGCCCCGCACGTCCAACGACTTCCGCGCGCCGGAGCTGGCCAATCCGGGGCGTATCGACTGGATCCTGGTACGCGGCCCGGTCGGCGTTCGCTCGGTCGAGACGATCGTCGACCACGACGACGGGCGGTACCCGTCCGATCACTACCCGGTCGTGGCGCGCCTGGAACTGCAGCGGTGA
- a CDS encoding type II toxin-antitoxin system VapC family toxin, with translation MNPTVYVETSVLSYLAARPSRDVVIAGYQQVTREWWASAPDRFELVSSELVAKEARAGDADAARARVELLESVTLLDVTEDAVELTRKLLDLGAVPRRAADDAAHIAIAVTNGVDYLVTWNFRHIANAAMRYRIEHVCLSVGYQPAVICTPSELIEPDHAEATD, from the coding sequence ATGAATCCCACCGTCTACGTCGAGACCTCGGTGCTCAGCTACCTGGCCGCGCGACCCTCTCGTGACGTCGTGATTGCCGGCTATCAACAGGTGACCCGCGAGTGGTGGGCGAGTGCGCCGGACCGATTCGAATTGGTTTCGTCGGAGCTTGTGGCCAAGGAAGCTCGTGCCGGTGATGCCGATGCCGCTCGGGCTCGTGTGGAGTTGCTCGAATCCGTTACGCTGCTTGACGTGACCGAGGACGCGGTGGAACTGACACGGAAGCTGCTTGATCTCGGGGCCGTCCCGCGGAGGGCTGCGGACGATGCCGCGCATATTGCCATCGCGGTGACGAACGGAGTCGATTATCTGGTAACGTGGAATTTTCGGCACATCGCCAACGCCGCCATGCGGTACCGGATCGAGCATGTCTGTCTAAGCGTCGGATACCAGCCGGCGGTCATTTGCACACCCAGCGAACTCATCGAGCCAGACCATGCAGAAGCCACCGATTGA
- a CDS encoding alpha/beta fold hydrolase has translation MPQSRLFVAWRQRRLRIAVSAAGLVLLVYAGLSLVVAETLTKPYRRALASSPADFDLAYEDVTFPSTGDAIPLRGWFVPAAGSDRVVLIVHGRNSNRAGDNGQHVPNAAALVARGYNALLFDLRGHGESDGVRYTLGTAEQRDVLGAVAYLEDRGFAPERMGFWSHSMGAATVLLAAAVSPDVRTIVADSSFARLEDLLDRELPRASGLPGFFNPPILFFARTVFGADARVLNPVEVVAGLPPDSLFIIHGEADGLIPVDHARRIAAAAGPAVYDLWIVPNARHDRVSEVSPEQYEERVLTFFDEKLP, from the coding sequence ATGCCGCAGTCCCGCCTGTTCGTGGCCTGGCGTCAACGCCGTCTTCGTATCGCCGTGTCCGCCGCCGGACTCGTGCTGCTCGTCTACGCCGGCTTGTCCTTGGTGGTCGCCGAGACGCTGACGAAACCCTACCGCCGCGCCCTGGCATCGTCGCCGGCCGACTTCGACCTCGCCTACGAGGACGTGACCTTCCCGAGCACCGGCGACGCCATCCCGCTGCGCGGCTGGTTCGTGCCCGCCGCCGGGAGCGACCGCGTGGTGCTCATCGTCCACGGCCGCAACTCGAATCGTGCTGGCGACAACGGGCAGCACGTACCGAACGCGGCGGCACTCGTGGCGCGAGGCTACAACGCGCTGCTCTTCGACCTCCGCGGCCACGGGGAGTCCGACGGCGTGCGCTACACCCTGGGAACGGCCGAGCAACGCGACGTGCTGGGCGCGGTCGCCTACCTCGAGGACCGCGGATTCGCACCGGAGCGGATGGGATTCTGGTCGCATTCGATGGGCGCCGCCACCGTTCTGCTGGCAGCCGCCGTCTCGCCGGACGTGCGCACCATCGTCGCGGACAGCAGCTTCGCCCGACTGGAGGATCTGCTGGACAGGGAGTTGCCGCGCGCGAGCGGACTGCCCGGCTTCTTCAACCCGCCGATCCTCTTCTTCGCCCGGACCGTGTTCGGTGCCGACGCGCGGGTCCTGAACCCGGTGGAGGTGGTCGCCGGGCTTCCGCCGGACTCGCTGTTCATCATCCATGGCGAGGCGGACGGGCTCATCCCGGTCGATCACGCGCGGCGCATCGCGGCGGCGGCCGGACCGGCCGTCTACGATCTGTGGATCGTCCCCAACGCGCGCCACGACCGGGTGTCGGAGGTCTCCCCGGAGCAGTACGAAGAGCGCGTGCTAACGTTCTTCGACGAGAAGCTGCCGTGA
- a CDS encoding ABC transporter permease has protein sequence MAHERSERALQRMAGALTRPRLRAAGLALPLVAFIGVTFVVPLATMLLRSVYDPVVADALPETIALLREWDGESDPGEAVYAATARELVRAREARTIGRVASRVNRIRGGLRSVLVRSGRLLLEVEAGPWRQALLDIDADWGDPLTWHAIRTAGDRFTTRHYLNAVDLQRLPDGSIARQPPERRIYLALFWRTFVVSLGITALCLLLGYPVAYLIAHAPPGRAGLLLALVLVPFWTSLLVRTTSWIVLLQSQGVVNDLLVALGLIGDDGRLAMIYNMTGTVVAMTHVLLPFMVLPLYSVMRTIPPQQMRAAESLGAGFPVAFRRVYWPQSLAGVGAGSLLVFILAIGYYITPALVGGQSGQLISNFIAYHMQTSLNWGLAGALGGILLACVVGLYLLYDRVVGVERMRLG, from the coding sequence ATGGCCCACGAAAGAAGTGAACGAGCGCTGCAGCGCATGGCTGGCGCGTTGACCCGGCCGCGGTTGCGTGCCGCCGGGCTCGCCCTGCCGCTCGTGGCCTTTATCGGCGTGACGTTCGTCGTGCCGCTGGCGACGATGCTGCTGCGCAGCGTCTACGACCCGGTGGTGGCCGACGCGCTGCCGGAGACCATCGCGCTGCTGCGCGAGTGGGACGGCGAGTCCGACCCCGGCGAGGCGGTGTACGCCGCCACGGCGCGCGAGCTGGTGCGGGCGCGGGAGGCGCGGACGATCGGGCGCGTCGCCAGCCGCGTCAACCGGATTCGCGGCGGCCTGCGCAGCGTCCTCGTCCGCAGCGGGCGCCTGTTGCTGGAGGTCGAGGCAGGCCCGTGGCGGCAGGCGCTGCTCGACATCGACGCCGACTGGGGCGACCCGCTGACGTGGCACGCCATACGTACCGCGGGGGACCGTTTCACGACGCGCCATTACCTGAACGCGGTCGACCTGCAGCGCCTGCCGGACGGCTCCATCGCCCGCCAGCCGCCCGAGCGGCGCATCTACCTGGCGCTGTTCTGGCGGACGTTCGTGGTCAGCCTCGGCATCACCGCGCTGTGCCTGCTGCTGGGGTACCCGGTGGCGTATCTCATCGCGCATGCGCCGCCGGGCCGGGCGGGCCTGCTGCTGGCCCTGGTGCTGGTGCCGTTCTGGACGTCGCTGCTGGTGCGCACCACCTCGTGGATCGTCCTGCTGCAGAGCCAGGGGGTGGTCAACGACCTGCTGGTGGCGCTGGGGCTGATCGGCGACGACGGGCGGCTGGCGATGATCTACAACATGACCGGCACCGTGGTGGCGATGACCCACGTGCTGCTGCCCTTCATGGTCCTGCCGCTCTACTCGGTGATGCGCACCATTCCGCCGCAGCAGATGCGGGCCGCCGAGTCGCTGGGAGCGGGCTTCCCCGTGGCCTTCCGGCGCGTCTACTGGCCGCAGTCGCTGGCTGGGGTGGGGGCCGGGTCGCTGCTGGTGTTCATCCTGGCCATCGGCTACTACATCACCCCGGCGCTGGTGGGCGGCCAGAGCGGGCAGCTCATCTCGAACTTCATCGCCTACCACATGCAGACGTCGCTGAACTGGGGTCTGGCCGGCGCGCTGGGCGGGATCCTGCTGGCGTGCGTGGTCGGGCTCTATCTGCTCTACGACCGCGTGGTCGGCGTCGAGCGCATGAGGCTGGGATGA